A region from the Lates calcarifer isolate ASB-BC8 linkage group LG2, TLL_Latcal_v3, whole genome shotgun sequence genome encodes:
- the sdhaf2 gene encoding succinate dehydrogenase assembly factor 2, mitochondrial translates to MLSSVVAKRLVTGVCQAAWRPAVTGLVSSRGYRGDAPDDTRGDLIEIPLPPWEEKADEPTDIKRRRLLYESRKRGMLENCILLSLFAKRYLNTMSENQLQQYDRLINEPSNDWDIYYWATEAQPTPDVYQGEVMDMLKEFTKNRNHEQRLDAPSLEYLDKESQ, encoded by the exons ATGCTGTCGTCTGTCGTTGCGAAAAGA CTGGTGACCGGGGTGTGTCAGGCAGCCTGGAGACCAGCCGTCACAGGGCTGGTATCTTCTCGTGGTTACCGCGGAGACGCGCCGGATGACACCAGAGGCGACCTGATTGAGATCCCTCTGCCTCCGTGGGAGGAGAAGGCGGACGAGCCCACCGACATCAAGAGACGCCGACTTCTCTATGAGAGCCGCAAGAGGGGCATGTTGGAGAACTGCATCCTGCTCAG CCTATTTGCGAAGCGATACCTGAACACGATGAGTGAgaaccagctgcagcagtacgACAGACTGATAAATGAACCGAGCAACGACTGGGACATCTACTACTGGGCG ACAGAAGCTCAGCCCACACCTGACGTCTACCAGGGAGAAGTCATGGACATGCTGAAGGAGTTCACAAAGAACCGGAACCACGAGCAGAGGCTGGACGCTCCCAGCTTGGAGTACCTGGATAAGGAAAGCCAATGA